DNA sequence from the Centropristis striata isolate RG_2023a ecotype Rhode Island chromosome 17, C.striata_1.0, whole genome shotgun sequence genome:
GAGTTTTAGCTCGGGTCATCATTTATGTTGCTATTGTGCTGGGATtaattttttatcatatttgacTAGTATAttactcttttttccccctttttcagACTCAAGATCTTCAGCTGTCTCAACTCCAAATGCGGTGGTGAGTATTTTTCATATATTGCCCAGTATAATAGCATTACAGCACCACAACAACATATAGGAGATGGAAAATTCAGTACAGTAGCTCTCAAATAGAACTGCATACAGTAGCCTTTTGAGCTTCCCATGACCTGAACTTTTAGGAAAAAAGTCTTTGGCTCAACATATAGGTCCTTTCCAAAGACTCTACACAAGAAATGGGCGTAGCCAacatgatgtcacccattggtttgctGACTATTGTTTTTAAGTCTTGAGTTTGGCCTATTCCCTCTGCCATCTTGGGTTTGGGGGCCAAAAGTGACCAACGTTTGGAGAAGAGGGTGGCACTAAGTTATAAGCTAGTGCTAGCAGTTGTACCACTTAACTTGTTAAGCTTGTTTAGGTGCAAAAATGAATAGACAGCCAATTCCTTGAAGTAGGTTTTCTTACAAcagaatgctgaacaagacattttagttGTCCAAAATGTCCAAATGAAAAAACGCATATTAACACAGGTCAACAACAACAAGGCATTACCGCCCAAAAGcacaccctgctttattgtctaattctctctaaatgggaccataattaatgaacatcatgctgtattgaagaagacttgacaCTAGCTATTGAGAACATAGACTCATTaggaaaaaagtaataaaggcAATAAACCAAGTGTTAAGTAGGGttattttctcatcaatttCTATTGAATCTGGCTTCTTTTTTATGTCAGTGAagccgccccctgctggccctgAGAAATAATGCAGTTTTAAGTCACCtccgcattggcttcacttttcagaccaaaggttgctgcttggttctGCCATGCATTTTCACTGTGCACATGAGCTACATGTTTAGTTGCAGGTTATTTTGTTCCTGTAGTTAAAATGGCCTATATGTAAAGCACAAAGGTACTATTTAATGCATTGGTGTTGGTGTGGTCAATACAAGAGTGTAGCAAACAAGTGGTGTGTATTAATATGGTGATTAAacatgaaaattatattttattactagGAATATCAAGATTCCGATCACCTCCATTACGCCGCTTTGAGGGGACACAAGGTCAACAGATCAACCAGACAAAAGGAAGACACGCTGAGTGAATGTGTGTACTCCAGTGTAAGGCATTAGACCTCATTTATACTCTGTTTCTGCTCAAAAAGGAATGTGTCCATCAAGCTATAGCATGTCTGATTTCTGAAATAGGAGCAttgctgtcagataaatgtaaatTCTTGTCTTGCAATAAACTGAAGTGCTTTCAACAGCCAGCTCTGTTTCATCATTTGGAGTGTATACTCATCACTGAAACTGACCACAACCATCTGTTTAATATCCCCTTCTGAGTAGGAGACAtagttataatttaattttctggGCATAATTTGAACCTTGACACTAATTCAAGGTCATTAGGCAGCACACTGTGCAATTTGTGCATATATTcgcttgattaaaaaaaagagattttcttTAAGCTTCTTTGTGGTCTGCAGTCAAACACTAACTCTCGATATACTTCAGTCACATACTTCTCAAGGACcctctgctctctttctcttcgtGGTTTCAAACAGGAAGTCTGCAGTGTTTTCATGCACAGAAGCCACACAGTATAACTCGAAAGCAAAGactatttttaataaattatatcaATAAATCAATGTCAAAAGGCTTGAACAGGGTTTGAttttgaaagagagagagagaaaaagaaagagagaaagaaaaggaaaccaGAGGCACTAAAGTAACTAGGGGAAGAGTTGATAAAAGTCAGGACATCCGGACAGAGAGGGGGTGTGTTGCTGCCTGTGAAGCCCGCCTAGAGTGCAAATACTGTAGCAATCTATAATTAACAACTCTGTAACCATAATATATACATGGCGTCAATCCTTATATTGTGTATGTGGAGCAGTGTAACTATATGGCCAAATACCCTCAAGACAAGCCATGCTTAGGGAGTGGCCTTTTGCTGCAAGCCCAAACTGCTCACCACATCCTCCCACAGAAATTATGTATGACTTAGAATCAGAATTACCTGAAACAATGTACATCCTTGTAAAAGGTCATGATCAATTTCAGAACCCTTCAGTTTGACGAAACCTTTGCCTCTGGGGACAACAGCCAATGTTTCTGGGTTTCTGGTGTAGCCAGCCAATAGCCAGATAATGCATAACTGATACTTGGGCCAAGACTTCCTCCTCTTGTCTGTGCCAGTCATTGTCTACAGTCCTATTAGCAGCTTCAATTAcactttttgtatttgttttaggTCCATTCAACATTTCAGCtcatctctataaacagatatctgcatatgaatgctaATTTAAAGGTAAATCGTCATCAGATAGTAACCAAGGGATTGTAAGATTGCATATCAGCCAATgcattcttattcttattctctCGTCATAGAAAGATTAACAGCATTCAACCAAAGCCCACTGAAACATAATTGGTTTCTGTTCGTATCTCATTTTGAGTCCGAAAAGTATTGGCCAGTCAGACAAGAGGATGAAACTAACTAACTCTGGCAATCCCCTGACTTATCCTTTAGTGCCCCCATGAcattgacttttttgtttttatgtcacaTGTTTTGACAATTATAAGATGGATTTCCATGGAATTTGGTATAGATGTGCATGGTGCCCAGAGGATAAACTCTTTGGTAATCTAGAGTGCCATCTGCAGGTCAAAGTTTTCACTTATCCTCTGAAATATCTCAATTTCTACTGGATGGATTGGCACACAACTTGgcacagacattcatggtccccagaggatgaatcattAAGACTGGTGATCCACTGACTTTTCCTCGCAATCATCAGATTCAATGAATGAATTGTAATTACATTGATTGGCCCTTAACCTACTTTACCACCATCCTCAGATACCTTAAAGTTGCTACCAGCAGCTCTTAAAGGTAGCTCTGTTGGTAGGTCAGTCAACAAACACGTCTCCACCCATCGTGGTGCCAGTCTTCACCCTGGGAGACTGAAATTTGGTGTGAAGTGtggtatgtgtttgttttgatttttgtcatttggctAAAATGGGATATGGCAATGGGGTGGCCTATTGAGAAAGATACATAACTTGCACAAGATTTTGTACAAAGTTTGTTCATGAGTCAAAGTGTGTGGTAGTGGCAGTGTCCTATAACAAAAAAGCGCTTAACTTCTAAATGGATCCATGTACAATGGCAAAATGCATGGGCCCAAACACCAGTATAAAAGCCACACCCTCTTTCATAACTCATAAACCATTTCTCATTTACCCTTGTGGGggttacagtcatggaaaaatgtattagaccacccttgttttcttcaatttcttgcttTTTAGCTGCGTAAAGCAGCTCCTTATCTGGTTCTACCTGGTTGGCCCACTAAATTTTTGGTGGCCAAAGTTTTCACTCTATGAGGCTTAGATATGACAATTAGATCAAGTATTTGAGGTTGTGTGTACCTGGGTGTGTAGATGCATGTGTTTACGTGGTTGCAGCCATTGTGAATTTGCCCTCTTTTTACTGATTTATACTTTATGAGACCAAATACCCTCAAAACGATACCATTCCTATCATTCTATGCTTCAGTTTGTGTCAGAAAACCCTAAACTAAGAAGTATGCACCTTTAGCTCCCACCATCACTGTGCCAAAGTACAGCCTAAAAGCCTCATGTAAGACACCTCAATAAAGAAGCCACAACTGATGAATGGGGATATTGTATGGCAAAGGCATATTTAACACTAACTTCCATCAAAAAAGAATGAATATGTCACCAGATATTAGACATGTTAAATGCTGACAAGATCTAGTAATTCCCATATTTATCCAGGGACTTTAGTGCTGTCTGCATCAGTTTAGTCAACTTTTAGTGTTCGACTTTATCACTACTGTAGGTGTTGTAAACTAGTGAACAGTTTTCCATTGATGGAAACTAACTACACTTCTCTTTCAAACCAAGATTTTAAACATGAAGAGTATAAATAAGTGTGGTTTTAGTACCTCTCTCCGCCTGCCTTGAAGGGGGTACTGAACACTTATTCAGTGTTTCCAAAATAGGACATTCAGTGTCACTTCTTGTTAGCCAATCAAACACAGTCCTCTCTCTGTAAGAAGAGATCATATGGAGGTTCTTCACATTCATCAAGACATTTTGAAGATGATAACATCCCTGAAGTTTGCTTTGTATCTGACATGTTTTTGCTTGTGGAGAGTAGGTAAGTTGGGTATTTTGTCGATGTTTTTGTATCCTTACTGCCTTATTAGCTGATATCATTTCAAATTATAACGATAAACTTGCATCATTGCATTAATTGTGAactttctttgtgtcttttctatgCAGCTCCAACAACTACTCTTAAATTGTCCTTGGCTGTGCGTCAAGAGAGTGGTTTTCGATCAGTTAATGTTGGCGACAGCGTGACATTACGATGTTTCTATGAAGGAGATGTCGCAGCTATGTTTTACTGGTACAAACAAACTCTGGGACAGAAACCAACGATGATCTCTAACTTCtataaacatgataaaaatggcACTTTTATTGATGATTTAAAAAACGATCCTCGCTTCAAACTTGAAACTAAAAATGGCAATAATCACTTGACAATCTCGGATTTACGCGTTTCAGACTCCGCTACTTACTACTGCATAGGCGGCTATACATACAAGTTTGAATTTGCAGAAGGCACCACTGTCGAAGTAAAGGGTTCAGGCTTCCCTGTCTTGGTGCATCAGTCAGCATCAGAGACGATCAAGCCAGGAGGCTCTGTGACTCTGAACTGTACAGTCCACACTGGGACCTGTGATGGAGAACACAGTGTTTACTGGTTCAAGAACTCTGAGAAATCTTATCCAGGACTCATTTACACCCATGGAGGCAGGAATGATCAGTGTGAGAGGAACACACAAACCTGTGTCTACAACCTGCCAATGGAGAGCCTGAATCAGTCTCATGCTGGGACCTACTACTGTGCTGTTGTCTCATGTGGACACATACTGTTTGGAAACGAGACCAAGCTGGACTTTGAGGGTAAGTGCTGTAAAGTTCTAGCGGAGATGTAACTATGACTACTCCTTTATCAAATTTAACACAAAGATAAAAGCTGAAAGGTATAGCCTGATCAATATTAATTTTTGAGGCTGATACTGATATCAATAATTGTGGCAAGTGGtaatttttttcaaacacaatCTGTATGTAACATCAAGATAAAATCCCTTTATAGGACTGTTTTTAACATAAGTACTAATTCGAACAAATATCAATAGAAATATAATTAACTTGTAAAGGAGACACATAGGTTAAATTAAATGATTGACTACATCCCATTACATATAATCTATtacaaaataacatgaaagagtcaggatttttttttttacatttctaaaaaaaatatatattttatgccaTAAGGGCAGCTTGAGGGCCTATTGGTtgatattttgtgttattttgtgtcctccCCTGTAAATTGTATTGATATGGCAGAATTTCCCTCTCAATCAAACCATGTTACTATTTGATTCTTatctttctcttctttcctccctttatttgttcaatatcatattttttccccctttttaaaattttggttTGGGCATCACCATGAAAAGGGGTTTAAGCTAGTTTGCCATTTACTTATCAGTCAACGTACAGTTAACACTGTATGACAATGATGATATATCTGCAAAAAGCTAATATCGGCCAGTTTATCAGTCTAGTGCTACTATAATGGTTATAATGTCTCCTGGTGTCTGGCTTTCTGCAGATGACGTGGACTCCCCTGACTCTCTTGTGTATTTTCTGAGTGGAGCTTTGGTTTTCACCACCATGCTGATTATCTTACTGACTTTCTCCATGTACAAGATGAACAGGAGAAACTGTCAATGTACAGGTAagaagtgttgtttttatttacctccttgTTTTCGCTGAAGATGACTTTAAAATAAAGAGCTATTTTATGTTTCACAACAGAGTGTCCAAGAGTTTCTGCTTCAACCACAACAAATACACAGGTGAATATTATCTATTTcaaatttacattacattacattacatgtcatttagctgacgcttttgtccaaagcgacttacaataagagcattcaacctgatggtactagacatagaccacattCCTACATTTCTGCCTGTGACAACAAACTGCAGGTCCTGTCTACTTCCATTTTTGTTAAGCAACTTGTGAATGCTCTAGTGTTTCTGTGGCAACGATCTGATGTGTCGGCTGCCACAGCGGAACAACAAAGAAACTACATAGAGCTAGGACATGTTATGCTCATTTGCAATACATACATACTGCTTtaagcttaaaataaaaatactttgttttccACTGAAAAAGCAAAGTCTGTTGTGATTTTCACACGCCATGTGTGAACTAGAGGGGCCCCTGAAGAGTAGAACTTTAATAACATCCATGttctctaaaaataaaacagacaaatattGGAACGTGACtttataaagataaatatatatagagagagaaagtaaatgatgaaaatatgaattttaaaaaagaaacctaCATTATTCTTCTGCAAGAAGATTGCaaaatattttcacagttttttcccTTTTAGTCTTTAAACTCCCATATACTGTAAATCCAATaacattttgggtaattttacatttatttatcctTCATTCGAGTCC
Encoded proteins:
- the LOC131989614 gene encoding uncharacterized protein LOC131989614, encoding MITSLKFALYLTCFCLWRVAPTTTLKLSLAVRQESGFRSVNVGDSVTLRCFYEGDVAAMFYWYKQTLGQKPTMISNFYKHDKNGTFIDDLKNDPRFKLETKNGNNHLTISDLRVSDSATYYCIGGYTYKFEFAEGTTVEVKGSGFPVLVHQSASETIKPGGSVTLNCTVHTGTCDGEHSVYWFKNSEKSYPGLIYTHGGRNDQCERNTQTCVYNLPMESLNQSHAGTYYCAVVSCGHILFGNETKLDFEDDVDSPDSLVYFLSGALVFTTMLIILLTFSMYKMNRRNCQCTECPRVSASTTTNTQDHQVADNLHYAALQDLRANRSRKQRDNTDSECVYSGVKQ